The Longimicrobiaceae bacterium sequence AGCGAATACGGCCGGGCCAGGAGCCGGCCCGCCTCCGCCACGCGCCCCTCCGATAAGAGCCCTCTCACCCGTGAGGACGAGACGGGCTCCCCGTCGACCACTACCGCGTCGACCACATCCACCTCGAAACCGAGCTCCCCGCCGATCTCGCGCATGGTGTCCGGCGAGCCCTCCCGACCCCTGCCGAAGCCGTGGTCGTAGCCCATCACCAGCTCGCGCATTCCCACCAGCTCCAGGAGCACGTCCGTGGCGAAGCGTCGGGCGGAGTACGCCCGCAGCGTGGGCGTGAAGGGCAGCACGCAGAGGTAGTCGATGCCGGTTTGCTCGAGGAGGGGGATCTTCTCCTCGAGTGTGGTCAGCAGCGGCGGCGCCTGTTCCGGACGGATCACCTTGAGCGGATGCGGGTCGAAGGTGACCAGAACGCTGTTGCGCCCGCTGGACCGGGATCGCTGGACGATTTCCGCCAGGACCTTGCGATGCCCGAGGTGCACCCCGTCGAAGGTCCCCACCGTGACCACTGCACCCGCCGGCCCGAGCTCCAGGGGAGGACCTTCGAGCCGCATCTCCACCACTTTCACGCGAACACCTTTCTCGGACGGATCTTCGCTCCGCTCCGCTCTGCCACCGCGACCAGCTCACGCTGGCCGGAGAGTAGCACCAGGGGGCCGGTGGACGGAACCGATTCGGGCGCTGCCACCGCGCGACCATGCAGCACGGCGCTCGTCTCCACTTCGTTCAGGGTCACCGCCGGCAGATGGGAGAGCGCTTCGGCGGGAGCGAGCAGTGCCGCGCGAACGGCCTGCTCGTCACCGAGCGCTTCCATTGCCAGGGCAGAACCCACCTCGAAGCGACCCACACGCGTGCGTCGTAGCGCGGTCAGATGCGCACCCACGCCCAGCGCTTCGCCGAGATCACGGGCGATCGCGCGAATGTATGTACCACTGCCACAATCGATCTCCAGGTCCAGCTCCGGCAGCTCGAAACGAGTAATGCGAATCGAGTGGATCGTCACCGACACAGGTGTACGCTCCACCACTTCACCCCTCCGCGCAGCTGCATACATTCGTTCGCCGGCCACCTTTTTGGCAGAGTACGCCGGCGGGGTCTGCAGGATCGTGCCGGTCTGCGCCTCCAGGGCTTCCCTCACCTGTCCTTCGGTGAGCTCGCGCCAACCTTCACTGACGCTCACCGGTTCGCCAGTGTGATCGTCCGTGTCGGTCGCGATCCCCAGGCGGACGGTGGCCGCGTAGCTCTTGTCCAGGGAGGTGAGGTACTCGGCGATACGGGTCGCCGGGCCGAGACAGAGTAGGAGCAACCCGGACGCGAACGGGTCGAGCGTTCCCGTGTGCCC is a genomic window containing:
- a CDS encoding bifunctional riboflavin kinase/FAD synthetase, whose amino-acid sequence is MKVVEMRLEGPPLELGPAGAVVTVGTFDGVHLGHRKVLAEIVQRSRSSGRNSVLVTFDPHPLKVIRPEQAPPLLTTLEEKIPLLEQTGIDYLCVLPFTPTLRAYSARRFATDVLLELVGMRELVMGYDHGFGRGREGSPDTMREIGGELGFEVDVVDAVVVDGEPVSSSRVRGLLSEGRVAEAGRLLARPYSLHGIVEAGAHQGRRLGFPTANVRVAGADKMLPRGGIYAGYGSVGEIRLPGLIHLGPRPTFAGLGPSVEIHLLDWSGDLYGHDLRVEFCGWLREIVAFDSVEALVDQMHRDAEAGRALLSGAGSQSACA
- the truB gene encoding tRNA pseudouridine(55) synthase TruB, translating into MSGLNGVLPVDKPSGPTSHDVVATARRALKLRRIGHTGTLDPFASGLLLLCLGPATRIAEYLTSLDKSYAATVRLGIATDTDDHTGEPVSVSEGWRELTEGQVREALEAQTGTILQTPPAYSAKKVAGERMYAAARRGEVVERTPVSVTIHSIRITRFELPELDLEIDCGSGTYIRAIARDLGEALGVGAHLTALRRTRVGRFEVGSALAMEALGDEQAVRAALLAPAEALSHLPAVTLNEVETSAVLHGRAVAAPESVPSTGPLVLLSGQRELVAVAERSGAKIRPRKVFA